AATCACCGGGCCGGGGAAACTATGGATATGTTGTATAAGGAATTGCTCAGGCGGCAGGTGATTTAATTGGCCGGCCAGTTAATCATCCTGAAAATAGGTGTAGTAATTGTCTAAATCTTGGATATAATATACCCGTGAAATGTGGCGGGGTTGTCCCGGATAATGTGCCTCTAAAAGAGCTAAAAATTGATATCAGGAGAGTTGTTAGATTGGCAAACGCCAGAACGGAAGAGCTAAAAAAAGAATTACTTGACTATATCTCTGCGGGCGGTCAGGTTAGCCTGCTTGATTTGTGGAGTCGGACCGGGAGCGGGCTCGATGAGCTGTCAGGGGCGCTGCAATCTCTGGCTACCCGGGGGGAAGTGACGGTGGCCGGTCCCCAGGGCGGTCCGCCGGAGCAAGTTTTATTGAGCTTGTCCAACGGTGCCGGAGAAGCGGCCGCCAGACTTGCCGGGAGAGAAAAACGATTGGCCGCTGGAATAATTGCATCCAATATGCCTGTGCTGAAGGGGAAGCTGCTGGCTCAAGCGCAAGAAATGATCAGGGAATTGTTGAGTGACGGGGTGCCCCGTACCAGGGAGCAATTAGCGGAAATATTAACTGTTGAACTGCCGCTCAAGCTGCCCGGCAGTATGCCTGATGTTGTTATGCGGCCCGACCATGCCTTTACATTGCGGGATACCCCGGCAGGCCGGGCGGAACTGGCCCGCAGGACTGAAGAGGTGCGGGCCCGCAGCGAGCGGGTGCAAAAGCAGCGCCGGCAGGTAGATGAACTATTGGAGGAGCGCGAAGTCCTTACCGGTGAAGAAATCAGTCAAGCGCTGGGTGAAGAATTGCTGCCCGAGGCGGTGGCTCACTTGATTTGCCTGCCCGGCGATAGTTACGCCCACCCGGACAGCGACGCGGCCTGGGATGAGGCGGCCAGATACCTGTCCCGCAGTGAGCCTATAAGCCGCAAGGAATTTGTTCGCATGTTCAAACGCTATAAAAAACTGGTAGCGCATATTAAAAAGGGGCGGGAGGAACCTCCTTTTGTTATATTGCCCGACGGGCGCGTTACTGTGGATACGCAGCCCGAAGGCGCGGAGGAATTGCGCCGCCGGGAGATACTGGCTTATGTACACTATACACTGAAACAAAAAATGGGTGGACGCTCGTTTTTTACCCTGGAGGATTTTGCTCCCCGGGAACGTAAACTGGCCCGGCAGGAGGCTCTGCAGGCCGGTTGTGTCGAGCTGAAATTGGGGAGGCGGGAGCTGTTTTGTGCCCCTATTAAGGCTGACTCGGGGAAAATAGCCCGTGAGCTCAATGAGCTTACCGGGCTGGATCTGGCGGTCCGGGGTGGCCCGACGGTGCCGGTGGCTTACCTTATAGATAATTCGTATACCGCCCGGGAAGTGGGGCGCTTGCTGGGCATGCATCCCGGTGATGTGGGCGGTTTGCGGGAACTGGGACACCTGCAGGGTTTTCAAATGGAAGGGGTTGTTCGTTACTGGCGCGTTTGTGTTGATGCCTTGCATCGTTCTCCCAACATGGAAAGGCTGCTGCGGCGGGCCGAGAAAATAAAAACAGGCGATGCCGCCAGAATACTGAATATAACCCAGGACCAGATCAAACGCTTGACCAGAGAGGGGCATCTGCGTGGGGCCGGGCGGTCGGAGCGGGGCACGTACTTGCTGCGCCGGGGTGATGTGGAGGACTTGCTGGCCCGCCTGCCCGATATTAGGGCGGGCTGGGGCGAAACACCCGGTCAAAGTCCGGACCGCCCGGTGCGGCGTAAAAAGCGACGCCCCAGGCGAAATAAAACCGAGGCGGTCCGGGCGCCCGGGCCGATAATACTGGATGAATATCAACAAAAATCCATTGCCGCGCTGCTGGACGGCCATTCGGTGCTGGTGGCGGCGCCAACCGGCACAGGTAAAACGCTGATTGCCGAGCGCTTGGTGGACAATATTTTAGAACAGGGCCGGGAGGTGGTTTACACGTCTCCCATTAAAGCCCTTTCCAACCAGAAATATCGTGATTTTGCCCGTCAGTACGGTCATTATCAAGTGGGATTAATTACGGGTGACGTATCGATTAACGAGCGGGCGCGGCTTCTGGTGATGACCACCGAGATTTTCCGCAACTGGTGCTTTGCCAACCCGGAGTGGATGGATAATATATCCCATGTGATATTTGACGAAGTCCATTACCTGGACGATGTGGAACGTGGCACGGCCTGGGAAGAAAGTATTATTTTTGCGCCTCCGCACATGCGTATACTGGGCCTTTCCGCCACGGTGCCCAATATCCATGAGATAGCCCGCTGGATGGAGGAAGTAAGGGGCAGCAAGGTGATGGTAGTGGAAGAATACCGGCGGGCCGTACCGCTGGAAATCAATTGGCTTACCCCGGATAACGAGGTGCTTGATGAAGATGAGGCGCTTGATGAAATTGAAGCGCTGCGCCAGGTAGGCAGTCGTACCCGGTATAGCTACGGCGGCGGCAGGGAGGGGGGTAAATATGGCTCTGGTGAATAATACCGCGTGTGTGGGTGTAATTGAGTCGATCCAGGACCACCTGCCCACTCTTTATTTTGTATTCAGCAGGGGGCGAACTGAACTTCTAGCCGAGGAACTAAGCCGGGAATGGGACTTTTTGCTGCCTGAAGAAAAGAGCCGGGTAAGTAATGTGATTGAAAGGGCCGAGCAGGTATCGCCGGGTTTATTCG
This genomic interval from Desulfoscipio sp. XC116 contains the following:
- a CDS encoding DEAD/DEAH box helicase, whose product is MANARTEELKKELLDYISAGGQVSLLDLWSRTGSGLDELSGALQSLATRGEVTVAGPQGGPPEQVLLSLSNGAGEAAARLAGREKRLAAGIIASNMPVLKGKLLAQAQEMIRELLSDGVPRTREQLAEILTVELPLKLPGSMPDVVMRPDHAFTLRDTPAGRAELARRTEEVRARSERVQKQRRQVDELLEEREVLTGEEISQALGEELLPEAVAHLICLPGDSYAHPDSDAAWDEAARYLSRSEPISRKEFVRMFKRYKKLVAHIKKGREEPPFVILPDGRVTVDTQPEGAEELRRREILAYVHYTLKQKMGGRSFFTLEDFAPRERKLARQEALQAGCVELKLGRRELFCAPIKADSGKIARELNELTGLDLAVRGGPTVPVAYLIDNSYTAREVGRLLGMHPGDVGGLRELGHLQGFQMEGVVRYWRVCVDALHRSPNMERLLRRAEKIKTGDAARILNITQDQIKRLTREGHLRGAGRSERGTYLLRRGDVEDLLARLPDIRAGWGETPGQSPDRPVRRKKRRPRRNKTEAVRAPGPIILDEYQQKSIAALLDGHSVLVAAPTGTGKTLIAERLVDNILEQGREVVYTSPIKALSNQKYRDFARQYGHYQVGLITGDVSINERARLLVMTTEIFRNWCFANPEWMDNISHVIFDEVHYLDDVERGTAWEESIIFAPPHMRILGLSATVPNIHEIARWMEEVRGSKVMVVEEYRRAVPLEINWLTPDNEVLDEDEALDEIEALRQVGSRTRYSYGGGREGGKYGSGE